In one window of Escherichia coli DSM 30083 = JCM 1649 = ATCC 11775 DNA:
- the gpr gene encoding L-glyceraldehyde 3-phosphate reductase: MVWLANPERYGRMQYRYCGKSGLRLPALSLGLWHNFGHVNALESQRAILRKAFDLGITHFDLANNYGPPPGSAEENFGRLLREDFAAYRDELIISTKAGYDMWPGPYGSGGSRKYLLASLDQSLKRMGLEYVDIFYSHRVDENTPMEETASALAHSVQSGKALYVGISSYSPERTQKMVELLREWKIPLLIHQPSYNLLNRWVDKSGLLDTLQNNGVGCIAFTPLAQGLLTGKYLNGIPQDSRMHREGNKVRGLTPKMLTEANLNSLRLLHEMAQQRGQSMAQMALSWLLKDERVTSVLIGASRAEQLEENVQALNNLTFSTEELAQIDQHIADGELNLWQASSDK, translated from the coding sequence TGCAGTACCGCTATTGCGGAAAAAGTGGTTTACGCCTGCCCGCGTTATCGCTCGGTTTATGGCACAATTTCGGTCACGTTAACGCGCTGGAATCACAGCGTGCGATCCTGCGTAAAGCGTTTGATTTAGGCATTACGCACTTTGATTTAGCCAACAATTACGGGCCGCCTCCAGGAAGCGCAGAAGAAAACTTTGGTCGCCTGCTGCGCGAGGATTTTGCCGCTTATCGCGATGAACTGATTATCTCTACCAAAGCCGGATACGATATGTGGCCCGGTCCATACGGCTCTGGCGGCTCACGTAAATACCTGCTCGCCAGCCTCGACCAAAGCCTGAAGCGTATGGGGCTTGAGTATGTCGATATCTTTTACTCTCATCGCGTCGATGAAAATACGCCGATGGAAGAAACCGCCTCTGCGCTGGCTCATTCGGTACAAAGCGGTAAGGCGCTGTATGTCGGGATCTCCTCTTACTCGCCAGAGCGGACGCAAAAAATGGTCGAGTTGCTGCGCGAGTGGAAAATTCCGCTGTTAATTCATCAACCTTCGTACAATTTACTGAACCGCTGGGTGGATAAAAGCGGCCTGCTGGATACCCTGCAAAATAACGGCGTGGGCTGCATTGCCTTTACTCCACTGGCTCAGGGATTGCTGACCGGAAAATATCTCAACGGTATTCCGCAAGATTCACGGATGCATCGTGAAGGGAATAAAGTTCGTGGTCTGACGCCGAAAATGCTCACCGAAGCCAACCTCAACAGCCTGCGCTTATTGCATGAAATGGCACAGCAGCGTGGACAATCAATGGCGCAAATGGCGTTAAGCTGGTTGCTGAAAGATGAGCGAGTGACGTCGGTATTGATTGGTGCCAGCCGCGCGGAGCAACTTGAGGAGAACGTGCAGGCGCTGAATAATCTGACATTTAGCACCGAGGAGCTGGCGCAGATTGATCAGCATATCGCCGATGGAGAGCTGAATCTGTGGCAGGCGTCTTCCGATAAATGA